The Micromonospora sediminicola genome contains a region encoding:
- a CDS encoding PhoX family protein: MSDRPRLLPLLGGTRHGSRDAMTCLYRCGNACDHPVPNPTDNPYLGDLVDAEVTRRGVVRAGAVGALVLGFGGAAAGALAGAAPAAAAPATPTAPGTDEALAATARPGSGALTFKPIPPNKLDTLVVPNGYDHAVVIKWGDEVVPGAPAFDVRHQSAAAQAKQFGYNNDFVGVLPIDRKRALLVVNHEYTNEDLMFPGFTGQDALTVEQLRVAMAAHGMSVVELERVENTGQWRPARRGRREYNRRVTALATKFELTGPAAGSAWLRTAADPKGRTVVGTLNNCAGGVTPWGTVLSGEENFNQYFVGGDGAPEELKPKLARYGIPTDVRYPSGSRKWDRADERFDLAKHPNEAHRFGWVVEIDPFDPQARPRKHTALGRVKHEGANVIVARSGHVVAYMGDDERFDYLYKFVSDKKFMSGNSWVARKHNLTLLESGTLYVAALTGDSPGEIDGSGTLPADGGFGGRGRWIKLVSGNRSYVDGMTAADVLTFTRLAGDKVGATKMDRPEDVEPSLLTGKVYVALTNNTDRGKAGKAPADEANPRNANKHGQILELVEDRGDNTAETFAWSLPIVCGDPADASTYFAGYDKTRVSPISCPDNVAFDATGNLWISTDGNALGSNDGLFATAVEGPERGHLKQFLTVPLGAETCGPFITKDNRSVFVAVQHPGEISGASVENPASTWPDGDFAKPGVVVTWRLDGGPVGS, from the coding sequence ATGAGCGACCGTCCTCGCCTGCTCCCGCTGCTGGGTGGCACCCGCCACGGCAGCCGCGACGCGATGACCTGTCTGTACCGGTGCGGCAACGCCTGCGACCACCCGGTGCCCAACCCCACCGACAACCCGTACCTCGGCGACCTGGTCGACGCCGAGGTCACCCGGCGCGGCGTGGTCCGGGCCGGCGCGGTCGGCGCGCTGGTGCTCGGCTTCGGCGGCGCCGCCGCCGGCGCACTCGCCGGCGCCGCCCCCGCCGCCGCCGCGCCCGCCACCCCGACCGCACCGGGCACGGACGAGGCCCTCGCCGCGACCGCACGCCCGGGCAGCGGCGCGCTGACCTTCAAGCCCATCCCGCCGAACAAGCTGGACACGCTGGTCGTGCCGAACGGCTACGACCACGCCGTGGTCATCAAGTGGGGCGACGAGGTCGTCCCCGGCGCGCCCGCGTTCGACGTGCGCCACCAGAGCGCCGCCGCGCAGGCCAAGCAGTTCGGCTACAACAACGACTTCGTCGGCGTGCTGCCCATCGACCGCAAGCGCGCGCTGCTCGTGGTCAACCACGAGTACACCAACGAGGACCTGATGTTCCCCGGCTTCACCGGCCAGGACGCGCTGACCGTGGAGCAGCTGCGGGTGGCGATGGCCGCCCACGGCATGTCCGTGGTCGAGCTGGAGCGGGTGGAGAACACCGGGCAGTGGCGGCCGGCACGGCGCGGCCGGCGGGAGTACAACCGCCGGGTCACCGCGCTGGCCACGAAGTTCGAGCTGACCGGCCCGGCCGCCGGCTCGGCCTGGCTGCGGACCGCCGCCGACCCGAAGGGCCGCACGGTGGTCGGCACGTTGAACAACTGCGCCGGCGGCGTCACGCCGTGGGGCACCGTGCTCTCCGGCGAGGAGAACTTCAACCAGTACTTCGTCGGCGGCGACGGCGCGCCGGAGGAGCTGAAGCCGAAGCTGGCCCGCTACGGCATTCCCACCGACGTGCGCTACCCGAGCGGCAGCCGCAAGTGGGACCGGGCCGACGAGCGGTTCGACCTGGCGAAGCACCCGAACGAGGCGCACCGGTTCGGCTGGGTGGTCGAGATCGACCCGTTCGACCCGCAGGCCCGGCCGCGCAAGCACACCGCGCTGGGCCGGGTGAAGCACGAGGGCGCGAACGTCATCGTGGCCCGCAGCGGGCACGTGGTCGCGTACATGGGCGACGACGAGCGTTTCGACTACCTCTACAAGTTCGTCTCGGACAAGAAGTTCATGTCGGGCAACTCCTGGGTGGCCCGCAAGCACAACCTGACGCTGCTGGAGTCGGGCACGCTCTATGTCGCGGCGCTGACCGGCGACAGCCCGGGTGAGATCGACGGCAGCGGCACGCTCCCCGCGGACGGCGGCTTCGGCGGCCGGGGCCGCTGGATCAAGCTGGTCAGCGGCAACCGCTCGTACGTCGACGGCATGACCGCCGCCGACGTGCTCACCTTCACCCGGCTGGCCGGCGACAAGGTCGGCGCGACCAAGATGGACCGTCCTGAGGACGTCGAGCCGAGCCTGCTCACCGGCAAGGTCTACGTGGCGCTGACCAACAACACCGACCGGGGCAAGGCCGGCAAGGCGCCGGCCGACGAGGCGAACCCGCGCAACGCCAACAAGCACGGGCAGATCCTGGAGCTGGTCGAGGACCGGGGCGACAACACCGCCGAGACCTTCGCCTGGTCGCTGCCGATCGTCTGCGGCGACCCGGCGGACGCCTCGACCTACTTCGCCGGGTACGACAAGACCAGGGTCTCCCCGATCTCCTGCCCGGACAACGTCGCCTTCGACGCCACCGGCAACCTCTGGATCTCGACCGACGGCAACGCCCTGGGCAGCAACGACGGGCTCTTCGCCACCGCCGTCGAGGGCCCGGAGCGGGGGCACCTGAAGCAGTTCCTCACGGTGCCGCTCGGCGCGGAGACCTGTGGTCCGTTCATCACCAAGGACAACCGGTCGGTCTTCGTGGCCGTGCAGCACCCGGGCGAGATCTCCGGCGCCTCGGTGGAGAACCCGGCCTCCACCTGGCCGGACGGCGACTTCGCCAAGCCCGGCGTGGTGGTCACCTGGCGCCTCGACGGGGGCCCGGTCGGCAGCTGA
- a CDS encoding sigma-70 family RNA polymerase sigma factor: MSDHDAQLLRALHDEHADALFAHALRLVNGDRPRAEDLVQETLLRAWRHPESLDPRRGSVRAWLFTTARNLAIDAWRRRSARVGEVYTDELPETAETVDETERAVEAWTVAEALNRLSPTHREVLVECFYQGRSVAEAAARLGVPPGTVKSRTHYALRSLRLVLAEMGVTG, encoded by the coding sequence ATCAGTGACCACGACGCCCAGCTGCTGCGCGCGCTGCACGACGAGCATGCCGACGCGCTGTTCGCGCACGCCCTGCGACTGGTCAACGGCGATCGGCCGCGCGCCGAGGACCTGGTGCAGGAGACGCTGCTGCGGGCCTGGCGGCACCCGGAGTCGCTGGATCCGCGGCGGGGTTCGGTCCGCGCCTGGCTCTTCACCACGGCGCGGAACCTGGCCATCGACGCGTGGCGTCGCCGCTCGGCCCGGGTCGGCGAGGTCTACACCGACGAGCTGCCCGAAACCGCCGAGACGGTCGACGAGACGGAGCGCGCGGTGGAGGCGTGGACGGTGGCCGAGGCGCTCAACCGGCTGAGCCCGACCCACCGCGAGGTGCTGGTCGAGTGCTTCTACCAGGGGCGGTCGGTGGCGGAGGCGGCCGCCCGGCTGGGCGTGCCGCCGGGCACGGTGAAGTCGCGCACCCACTATGCGCTGCGCTCACTACGGTTGGTGCTGGCCGAGATGGGGGTGACCGGATGA
- the rarD gene encoding EamA family transporter RarD has protein sequence MNQLRLGYLYGVGAYLLWGFFPIYLKLLRPAGPVEILAHRIVWSVAFVALLLAAMRHVGFLRTLARRPRALAGIALAAALIAVNWGTYIYGVNSDRVVETALGYFINPLVSVLFGVVALRERLRPGQWAALGVGALAVAVLTVDYGRLPWLALTLAFSFAGYGLVKKRLGLPAVEGLFVESAVLALPALAYLAWLSGRGDSTFGHVSAGHTALLVLAGAATAIPLLLFAGAANRLPLSTVGMLQYLAPILQLGCGVLIFHEPMPPARLAGFALVWLALLLFTADALRNTRRTRPTPQPTPAPTPLR, from the coding sequence GTGAACCAGCTCCGCCTCGGTTATCTGTACGGCGTCGGCGCGTACCTGCTCTGGGGTTTCTTCCCGATCTACCTGAAGCTGCTCCGACCGGCCGGGCCGGTGGAGATCCTGGCGCACCGGATCGTCTGGTCGGTGGCGTTCGTGGCGCTGCTGCTGGCCGCGATGCGCCACGTCGGCTTCCTGCGCACGCTGGCCCGGCGACCGCGCGCGTTGGCCGGCATCGCGCTCGCGGCCGCGTTGATCGCGGTCAACTGGGGCACCTACATCTATGGCGTGAACTCCGACCGGGTGGTGGAGACCGCGCTCGGCTACTTCATCAACCCGCTGGTGTCGGTGCTGTTCGGCGTGGTCGCGCTGCGGGAGCGGCTGCGCCCCGGGCAGTGGGCGGCGTTGGGCGTCGGCGCGCTCGCCGTGGCGGTCCTCACCGTCGACTACGGCCGGCTGCCCTGGCTGGCGCTCACGCTCGCGTTCAGCTTCGCCGGCTACGGCCTGGTCAAGAAGCGGCTCGGGTTGCCCGCGGTGGAGGGGCTCTTCGTCGAGTCGGCGGTGCTGGCGCTGCCGGCCCTGGCGTACCTGGCGTGGTTGTCGGGCCGGGGCGACTCGACGTTCGGGCATGTCTCGGCCGGGCACACCGCGCTGCTGGTGCTGGCCGGCGCCGCCACCGCGATTCCGCTGCTGCTCTTCGCCGGCGCGGCGAACCGGCTGCCGCTGTCCACCGTCGGCATGCTGCAGTACCTGGCCCCGATCCTCCAGCTCGGCTGCGGCGTGCTGATCTTCCACGAGCCGATGCCCCCGGCCCGGCTCGCCGGCTTCGCCCTGGTCTGGCTGGCCCTCCTGCTCTTCACCGCCGACGCCCTCCGGAACACCCGCCGCACCCGCCCCACCCCCCAACCCACCCCCGCCCCCACCCCCCTGCGTTGA
- a CDS encoding anti-sigma factor family protein → MTRCEFAHDDGAYVLGALAPAERAAYERHLAGCAACREAVAEIAVLPGLLGRLDPAGLEQFLEVGPETNRVPALLDAARERRRRERSRSRRRYAATALAAAVLAVLAGVGVTLVRPPAEPATRQVALTAMRPVAGTAPVHAEVGLTETPWGTEVTMHCGYDRRAGHREAYTFRLVAHGPDGATEQIGSWLAAPGDDLRFSGVTRFTKGELVRLELQRGTETPVLAYDLR, encoded by the coding sequence ATGACCCGCTGCGAGTTCGCGCACGACGACGGGGCGTACGTGCTGGGCGCCCTCGCCCCGGCCGAGCGCGCCGCCTACGAACGGCACCTGGCCGGCTGCGCCGCGTGCCGGGAGGCGGTCGCCGAGATCGCCGTGCTGCCCGGCCTGCTGGGCCGGCTCGACCCGGCCGGGCTGGAGCAGTTCCTGGAGGTCGGACCGGAGACCAACCGGGTGCCCGCGCTGCTCGACGCCGCGCGGGAGCGGCGGCGCCGCGAGCGGTCCCGCTCCCGCCGGCGGTACGCGGCGACCGCGCTCGCCGCCGCGGTGCTGGCGGTGCTCGCGGGTGTGGGCGTGACGCTGGTCCGGCCGCCGGCCGAGCCGGCCACCCGGCAGGTGGCGCTGACCGCCATGCGACCGGTGGCCGGGACCGCGCCGGTGCACGCCGAGGTGGGGCTGACCGAGACGCCCTGGGGCACCGAGGTCACCATGCACTGCGGCTACGACCGGCGCGCCGGGCACCGTGAGGCGTACACGTTCCGGCTGGTGGCGCACGGCCCGGACGGCGCGACGGAGCAGATCGGCTCCTGGCTGGCCGCCCCCGGTGACGACCTGCGCTTCTCCGGCGTCACCCGTTTCACCAAGGGGGAACTGGTCCGCCTGGAGCTGCAACGAGGCACCGAAACCCCCGTCCTCGCCTACGACCTCCGCTGA